The following proteins are co-located in the Phaeodactylum tricornutum CCAP 1055/1 chromosome 2, whole genome shotgun sequence genome:
- a CDS encoding predicted protein — translation MTDTDSDDEKLAPAARGMAAESGGTATAAEPHFVYRQQWRSCHPSNPETVSRFQEETNALKIPEKAAYVQAMSCCPEIVHRESNLLLFLRHENFNFPAATKRLALHWKHRLEYFEDRAWRPLFDFSGHGALTSDDIAKIKLGFLAKLPADNEGRPVICVDRNRLDGMGDEVNSARMRILFFWLSFISGFTNVQDKGFVVLRVTRGQSIGRSGLAKVQNLVRDAMPLRIAAFHICSLPPPGGRKSFSDVVVPIVLQLMQRALGRRANVHTASTGAEMLEKLKPFGLKKDSLPRIVGGSWSYEKLDAIILQLSARFRNGEGATADVQSSDAGNNIRANPATGDEFSYLTDRTVSIRTRHVETQNRKFMKRKMDMVQQKHMQSEGERRL, via the coding sequence ATGACAGATACGGatagtgacgacgaaaaatTAGCACCTGCGGCTCGTGGAATGGCTGCGGAATCCGGTGGCACTGCGACCGCCGCAGAACCTCACTTTGTCTACAGGCAGCAGTGGCGTTCGTGTCATCCATCAAATCCTGAAACAGTCTCTCGCTTTCAAGAAGAAACGAATGCTTTGAAAATTCCAGAAAAGGCGGCGTATGTACAAGCAATGTCATGCTGCCCTGAAATCGTCCACAGAGAGTCCAATCTGTTACTCTTTCTACGCCATGAGAATTTCAACTTTCCCGCTGCGACCAAACGGCTGGCCCTGCATTGGAAACATCGACTAGAGTATTTTGAAGACAGGGCTTGGCGACCTCTCTTTGACTTTTCGGGGCATGGTGCGTTAACAAGCGACGATATTGCAAAAATAAAACTGGGGTTTCTGGCAAAACTTCCAGCGGATAATGAAGGACGTCCTGTCATTTGCGTCGATCGTAATAGATTGGACGGAATGGGCGATGAGGTGAATTCTGCACGCATGCGCATTCTTTTTTTCTGGCTCTCATTTATTTCCGGCTTTACAAACGTGCAAGATAAAGGGTTCGTTGTACTGAGGGTCACGAGAGGGCAAAGCATTGGGAGAAGCGGGTTGGCAAAAGTTCAAAATTTAGTGCGTGATGCCATGCCACTAAGAATTGCAGCTTTTCATATATGCTCACTACCACCGCCAGGAGGACGAAAATCTTTCTCAGACGTAGTAGTTCCGATTGTTCTTCAGCTGATGCAACGTGCACTAGGAAGGAGGGCTAACGTGCATACAGCATCCACTGGTGCGGAAATGTTAGAGAAGCTTAAACCCTTTGGGTTGAAAAAAGATTCTCTTCCACGCATTGTTGGGGGGTCTTGGAGCTACGAAAAATTGGACGCCATTATTTTGCAGCTTTCGGCAAGGTTCAGAAATGGTGAAGGAGCAACTGCTGATGTACAGAGTAGCGATGCTGGTAACAATATCCGGGCCAATCCTGCTACCGGCGACGAATTTTCGTATTTGACAGACCGAACTGTCTCCATACGGACCAGGCATGTGGAGACACAGAACCGAAAGTTTATGAAGCGAAAAATGGATATGGTTCAACAGAAGCATATGCAATCTGAAGGCGAAAGAAGGTTGTAG
- a CDS encoding predicted protein, with the protein MPTFQSIQMHPELRTRLVTESSSIGLPRNPASSTNNGADSSTLTQQNPFQPIETPQALLSRHPGSLRIIDSTGSRSRPIALPQANNLRHDVAQALIATSKYGRFLHNVHERSKDQADCPISPFRVSGTISVLEMLQEKARESEFPTLTTGSFSLDRLLSFPKEYSVAPSAEMTLNHSSDPHSGIPFGYVTQFSGPPGCGKSQVALQVASSTANIKTWYLSSNPSLRSYAQRLSQLVKHYPQSVQFDVLTRTDFLSVGDDHQLLAALADIELSLESGTVAAPNCLLVFDSASGCLNSDSPFLTISNTLRRVARRYRVAVVITNGSVSHRSGDDGRLSTPKPALGKFWKAADIQVWAEVARSGGETHCRLEKHPAKRISTESPQVGRFRVDKRGVQDTEPSS; encoded by the coding sequence ATGCCAACCTTCCAATCAATACAAATGCATCCCGAGCTGCGCACCCGACTCGTCACGGAATCCAGCTCCATCGGCTTGCCCAGGAATCCGGCTTCCTCCACGAATAACGGAGCAGACTCGTCCACTCTGACCCAGCAAAACCCATTCCAGCCGATTGAAACGCCACAGGCACTATTGTCGCGCCACCCAGGAAGCCTGCGAATCATCGACTCTACAGGTTCAAGATCACGTCCGATCGCCTTGCCACAAGCGAACAATCTACGACACGATGTGGCTCAGGCGCTGATTGCGACTTCTAAATACGGACGGTTCTTACACAACGTCCACGAACGAAGTAAAGATCAAGCTGATTGCCCAATTTCGCCATTCAGGGTCAGCGGCACAATCTCTGTCCTAGAAATGctccaagaaaaagcacGAGAAAGTGAATTCCCAACGTTGACTACTGGTTCGTTTTCTTTAGACCGACTGCTGTCTTTTCCTAAAGAGTACTCAGTGGCGCCATCGGCAGAAATGACACTCAATCACAGCAGCGACCCGCATTCAGGAATACCTTTTGGATATGTGACCCAATTTTCCGGGCCGCCCGGCTGTGGAAAAAGTCAAGTAGCGCTGCAAGTTGCCAGCTCTACCGCAAACATAAAAACATGGTATCTTAGCAGCAATCCTAGCCTCCGATCCTATGCCCAACGTCTTTCGCAGCTTGTCAAGCATTATCCGCAATCAGTGCAATTTGATGTGCTGACGAGGACAGATTTCCTTTCTGTGGGAGACGATCATCAGTTGTTAGCAGCCCTCGCTGACATTGAGCTTTCACTGGAATCTGGAACTGTAGCAGCGCCGAACTGTCTCCTGGTTTTCGATTCGGCTTCAGGATGTTTGAACTCCGACTCGCCCTTCCTTACCATTTCTAACACCCTGCGGCGCGTCGCCCGACGATACCGGGTCGCCGTTGTTATCACGAATGGCTCAGTCTCACATCGTAGCGGTGATGACGGTCGGTTATCAACACCCAAACCAGCATTGGGAAAATTCTGGAAGGCAGCCGATATTCAAGTCTGGGCGGAAGTTGCCCGATCAGGAGGCGAGACGCATTGTCGACTAGAAAAACATCCTGCAAAACGAATAAGTACAGAAAGTCCTCAGGTCGGACGGTTTCGGGTTGACAAACGCGGAGTGCAAGACACAGAGCCCTCTTCGTAA
- a CDS encoding predicted protein produces MTKQSWKIFWDLQCPFAKKNWERFPEIKKRFADQFDFSVYLTSLAFHPQAFPGQCAAKLIENFKGTDARFKFIDACYANQERYTNKALGDARMSEIDSVFCDIAKEAGILDEKFNEDFFLANVHDWTEVVKPAYEEHKIAMGYGVFGTPKHVIEDKLVLGTESSWGPDEWASIIDRLKSQ; encoded by the coding sequence ATGACGAAGCAGAGCTGGAAAATATTTTGGGATTTGCAGTGCCCCTTTGCGAAAAAAAACTGGGAGCGATTTCCTGAAATCAAAAAGCGTTTCGCGGACCAATTCGATTTTTCGGTCTATTTGACGAGCTTGGCTTTTCACCCGCAGGCATTCCCGGGCCAATGTGCGGCAAAACTCATCGAAAATTTCAAAGGAACTGACGCCAGATTCAAATTTATTGACGCATGCTACGCTAATCAAGAACGATACACCAACAAGGCTCTTGGCGATGCCCGCATGTCCGAAATCGATTCAGTCTTCTGTGACATTGCGAAGGAAGCTGGAATTCTCGATGAAAAGTTCAACGAAGATTTCTTTCTTGCCAACGTCCATGACTGGACGGAAGTAGTGAAACCGGCTTACGAAGAGCATAAAATCGCCATGGGTTACGGGGTATTTGGAACGCCAAAGCACGTCATTGAAGATAAGCTTGTGCTTGGAACTGAAAGTTCCTGGGGACCCGACGAATGGGCCAGTATAATCGATCGTCTCAAGTCTCAGTAG